A DNA window from Borrelia sp. HM contains the following coding sequences:
- a CDS encoding 16S rRNA (uracil(1498)-N(3))-methyltransferase produces the protein MKQIVLDDSCLLENDIIINDIKIYHYLVDVRRVRVGDTLSILFRGKEVRFTKILSIGSNFIKLSTLKVEKLKKRDFEISMFISTLKGKKLDLSLRQIVEIGVAQINIVNAEHSVAKIDMDNLTFKNERFLRLIDEALKQSGNTQAPSLNFYRDFFCIPYSPSVNYYVAHNDGLLLSCGDDISFSGKIGILVGPEGCFSSSEIAFFKKLDFKFVRFNTPILRAETAIIYSLVHFKLLLEANNNG, from the coding sequence GTGAAGCAGATAGTCTTAGATGATAGTTGTTTGCTAGAAAATGATATCATCATTAATGATATTAAGATTTATCATTATCTTGTTGATGTAAGAAGAGTGAGGGTAGGTGATACGTTAAGTATTCTCTTTAGGGGGAAAGAAGTAAGATTTACTAAAATTTTAAGTATAGGCAGTAATTTTATTAAGCTTTCTACTCTTAAGGTGGAAAAACTTAAGAAGCGTGATTTCGAAATAAGCATGTTTATATCTACTCTTAAGGGTAAGAAGTTAGATTTAAGTTTAAGGCAGATTGTTGAAATTGGTGTAGCTCAGATAAATATTGTTAATGCTGAGCATTCTGTTGCTAAAATAGATATGGATAATTTAACCTTTAAAAATGAAAGATTTTTAAGATTGATTGATGAGGCTTTAAAACAGAGTGGTAATACTCAAGCTCCTAGCCTTAATTTTTATAGAGATTTTTTTTGTATCCCTTATTCTCCATCTGTAAATTATTATGTTGCTCATAATGATGGTCTTTTGCTAAGTTGTGGTGATGATATTAGTTTTTCTGGTAAAATTGGAATTTTAGTAGGTCCTGAGGGTTGTTTTTCAAGTTCAGAAATTGCTTTTTTTAAAAAGTTAGATTTTAAGTTTGTAAGATTTAATACTCCAATTTTAAGAGCTGAGACAGCTATTATTTATTCTCTTGTGCATTTTAAATTATTATTAGAGGCTAATAATAATGGCTAA
- a CDS encoding S41 family peptidase, with product MKKKFLVVLYFVLILGISSSVIVESIFAQSNSSNVKMSDEGYSQLMLEAFKFIKGAYVEPVDEEAIFEGALKGMFNALNDPYSQYLTRKDLLEISKTTHGNYVGIGISIVKKNVTLNSSNSVASYVMVISPFEDGPAYKAGIKAGDYITAVDGKSTNSMTLEKFTELLGGEAGTKVKISVLRGEDLNLEFEICREKLDIKTVKHDVINKDVGYIRIISFNPNTNVDFRKAFEKLQKHKIKSLILDLRWNAGGYLQDAIKIADDILTEGIIVSTKSRDSNVPIEYKATSSHIVPLNMKIVTLIDKNSASASEVLVGALKDNNRVYVIGEKSYGKGVIQRILPFYTGGFKITNSKYYTPSGNSIHNVGIKPDLEVGRSDYSEDEISAYKQIFDKNFVENFLKGKKNKKSITEDEIDSFVDNAVKKYSSRSLEIDKDMLGYYLFFQFYQHTDNKIPVYNLRYDRALKTAYEYLLKETKN from the coding sequence ATGAAAAAGAAATTTTTAGTAGTTTTATACTTTGTGTTAATTTTAGGTATAAGTTCTTCAGTTATTGTAGAATCTATATTCGCACAGTCAAATTCTTCTAATGTTAAGATGTCTGATGAAGGTTATTCTCAGTTGATGTTGGAAGCTTTTAAATTTATTAAGGGTGCTTATGTTGAACCTGTTGATGAAGAGGCTATTTTTGAAGGGGCATTAAAGGGAATGTTTAATGCATTAAATGATCCTTATTCTCAATATTTGACACGAAAAGATTTACTAGAGATTTCAAAGACTACACACGGAAATTATGTTGGGATTGGAATTTCTATTGTTAAGAAAAATGTTACTTTAAATTCCAGCAATTCTGTTGCTTCTTATGTCATGGTGATTAGTCCTTTTGAAGATGGACCTGCTTATAAGGCTGGAATTAAGGCTGGTGATTATATTACTGCTGTTGATGGTAAGAGTACTAATTCAATGACACTAGAAAAATTTACTGAACTCCTAGGTGGAGAAGCGGGTACTAAAGTTAAGATTTCTGTTTTAAGGGGTGAAGATTTAAATCTTGAATTTGAAATTTGTAGAGAAAAATTAGATATCAAGACTGTTAAACATGATGTTATTAATAAAGACGTTGGATATATTAGGATAATAAGTTTTAACCCAAATACTAACGTGGATTTTAGAAAAGCTTTTGAAAAGCTACAGAAACATAAAATAAAATCTTTGATTTTAGATCTAAGATGGAATGCTGGGGGTTATCTTCAAGATGCAATAAAGATAGCAGATGATATTTTAACTGAGGGTATTATTGTATCAACAAAGTCAAGAGATTCTAATGTTCCTATAGAATATAAGGCGACTTCTTCACATATCGTGCCTTTGAATATGAAAATTGTTACTTTGATTGATAAAAACTCAGCATCAGCATCAGAAGTTCTAGTGGGAGCCTTAAAGGATAATAATAGAGTTTATGTTATAGGGGAGAAATCTTATGGTAAAGGTGTAATTCAACGCATATTACCTTTTTACACTGGAGGATTTAAGATTACAAATTCAAAGTACTATACTCCTTCTGGTAACAGTATTCATAATGTTGGTATTAAACCTGATTTAGAGGTTGGAAGGTCAGATTATTCTGAGGATGAAATTTCAGCATATAAACAAATTTTTGATAAGAATTTTGTGGAGAACTTTTTAAAGGGTAAAAAAAATAAAAAATCAATTACTGAGGATGAAATAGATTCTTTTGTAGATAATGCTGTTAAAAAGTATTCAAGCCGTAGTTTAGAAATAGATAAAGATATGTTAGGTTATTATTTATTTTTTCAATTTTATCAACACACAGATAATAAAATACCAGTTTATAATTTGCGTTATGATAGAGCGCTAAAAACTGCTTATGAATATCTTTTAAAGGAAACTAAAAATTAA
- a CDS encoding P-loop NTPase, which produces MIIIPVASGKGGVGKSLFSTNIAICLANEGKKVLLVDLDLGGSNLHSMLNIIPKKSIGTFLKTKIPFNSIIIESDIKNLSFIAGDSDIPELANITIFQKKRIINNLKNLNYDYLIIDLGAGTTFNTVDFFLMSNSGVIVTIPTVTATMNAYLFLKNVIFRIISKVFIKETKAYQIISEIKKDSSDLQKIYIPNLLLKIEVYDPENYEKFMQIFSQFSPFIVFNMLNTPDDIKKTEKILKSAKDYLNINLQSIGSIYKDELVDNALNHKIPITLYKPTSMTSKSIQKIAKKLIELEDVIDSVNLLSEDDLNASYHFIIKEAQDEYLERCSYLESLLINKTIDNNAIIDIIKSQQSEIAKLRKQNLLFKKKLFAKLKEE; this is translated from the coding sequence TTGATTATTATTCCTGTAGCTAGCGGAAAGGGAGGTGTTGGAAAATCTCTTTTTTCAACAAATATTGCAATTTGTCTTGCAAATGAAGGGAAAAAAGTATTACTTGTCGACCTTGATCTTGGGGGTTCAAATTTACATTCTATGCTCAACATCATACCCAAAAAAAGTATTGGCACTTTTCTTAAGACAAAAATTCCCTTTAATAGCATAATAATTGAATCTGATATAAAAAATTTAAGCTTTATAGCAGGAGATTCAGATATTCCTGAACTTGCAAATATAACCATATTTCAAAAAAAAAGAATAATCAATAACTTAAAAAACTTAAACTATGATTATCTTATAATTGATCTTGGAGCTGGAACAACATTTAATACAGTAGACTTTTTTCTAATGTCAAATAGTGGAGTAATAGTCACAATCCCAACAGTAACAGCAACAATGAATGCCTATTTATTCTTAAAAAACGTAATATTTAGAATAATATCAAAAGTATTTATAAAAGAAACCAAAGCATACCAAATAATATCTGAAATCAAAAAAGATTCTAGTGATTTACAAAAAATATATATACCTAATTTATTACTCAAAATAGAAGTTTATGATCCTGAAAATTATGAAAAATTTATGCAAATATTCTCACAGTTTAGTCCTTTCATAGTATTTAATATGTTAAATACACCCGATGATATTAAAAAAACTGAAAAAATACTCAAATCAGCAAAAGACTATTTAAACATCAATTTACAAAGTATAGGTTCAATTTATAAAGATGAACTTGTTGATAATGCACTAAATCATAAAATACCAATAACTCTTTATAAACCAACAAGCATGACTTCTAAAAGTATACAAAAAATAGCAAAAAAATTAATTGAACTTGAAGATGTAATAGATAGCGTAAACTTGTTAAGCGAAGATGATCTAAATGCAAGCTATCATTTTATAATTAAAGAAGCACAAGATGAATATCTAGAGAGATGTTCATATCTTGAATCATTATTAATAAACAAAACCATAGATAATAATGCCATTATTGATATAATAAAATCTCAACAAAGCGAAATTGCAAAACTAAGAAAACAAAATTTGTTGTTTAAAAAAAAGTTATTTGCAAAACTAAAAGAAGAGTAA
- the lgt gene encoding prolipoprotein diacylglyceryl transferase, with protein sequence MPNYINYPSWLHPEVIKGIPITWYSLSYIIIIMICYKFIWYQIQTNKLDIEKSDFETLFFASVIGAILGARLTSTLIYDKSGIYYTHPWLIFLPFDQNWNFTGFRGMAIHGGFVGIIIAVFTTINTKLKNTNIKKYSLKISDYAAISFSSSYIFGRLANFANGELYGRPMKGGIIFPNAEPFKVTYKGVKEFAKSVGLEILPHDLFINLPRIPSQIIEGLFEGTISFLLLWFVFRKIKKYDGFISGIYIILYGVFRFSIEYLREPDKEIGFVITYKTPESILDFSFLNISMGQILSLILISLGITWLVLAKINSNKLKKNKSQNIDLK encoded by the coding sequence ATGCCAAATTACATAAATTACCCTAGCTGGTTACATCCTGAAGTAATTAAAGGAATACCAATTACATGGTACAGCCTATCTTATATCATAATAATAATGATATGTTATAAATTCATTTGGTATCAAATACAAACCAATAAGCTTGATATAGAAAAAAGTGACTTTGAAACATTATTTTTTGCAAGTGTGATAGGGGCAATACTTGGTGCTAGATTAACATCTACCTTAATTTATGATAAAAGTGGAATTTACTATACACACCCATGGTTAATCTTTCTTCCATTTGACCAAAATTGGAACTTTACAGGATTTAGAGGAATGGCAATACATGGAGGTTTTGTTGGCATCATTATTGCAGTATTTACAACTATAAATACTAAACTTAAAAATACAAACATAAAGAAATACTCACTAAAGATATCAGATTATGCAGCAATATCTTTCTCTTCAAGTTACATATTTGGAAGATTAGCTAACTTTGCGAACGGAGAACTTTACGGAAGACCAATGAAAGGCGGGATCATATTTCCTAACGCAGAACCTTTTAAAGTAACTTATAAAGGAGTAAAAGAATTTGCAAAATCAGTTGGACTAGAAATACTGCCTCATGATTTATTTATTAATCTTCCAAGGATTCCATCTCAAATCATCGAAGGATTATTTGAAGGGACTATATCATTTTTACTACTATGGTTTGTTTTTAGAAAAATTAAAAAATATGATGGGTTCATTTCTGGAATATACATCATTCTTTATGGAGTATTTAGATTCTCTATTGAATATCTAAGGGAACCAGATAAGGAAATAGGATTTGTTATAACCTACAAAACACCTGAGAGTATATTAGATTTTTCATTCCTAAACATATCAATGGGACAAATATTGTCATTAATCTTAATATCATTAGGAATTACTTGGTTAGTACTAGCCAAAATAAACTCAAATAAACTAAAAAAAAATAAATCACAAAACATAGATTTAAAATAA
- a CDS encoding EAL domain-containing protein, with protein MKNLNLNTIVISEKDISEDDITRFKSFFNIVHIVKSRKNVSNAFIKQNNIKFAIIYNYKRQIDFSISLANDLKNINNIHSIIINNKPIDESIYRTNYIDILKTINELNDTHKLIKQKKIHNDNNNTNLDFFLNLAELIQEIVIITNTNNEIIYINEKGSGELELPIKIKGKPNKISDIKIIDLEKEIKIDLNYNTNVIPEFKKILITNCILKTKNNKKLIVDLFISTIAQNNIDKLITIKDISYSKSKNKIKDLRLIDQQIDLYNIKELEKLLINQVESSYKKVYLLDLDLHINIDCEYKNNKDNLNTKILKGMISKIMSFHLEYIFRLNNNNLIVIISTSGGEQRIISIAEKIKNTISTELRKEGCIIFKFNIGIIEVNLKEDIETKIAKLKIATKISEEYKDSMPILYKDELPEIVLIKNQNKIFEYIVKAIKNDFFSLYYQKITPLKKHLKPKIEILTRLFDYTGTPIPNGNVFSLIDKYNLTVEVDKLVVTKALREYTNFVSKNGIHIFSINISPYSLKSKNFRMFLRETLLKSHIPLQNICLEITETGILENFELMNKYFKELKTFGIKLALDDFGSGYTSLSYIKILPIDIIKIDGSFIQVINSSQIDLVIIKSIKEIADTKKIKIIAEFVSDEEILKKINEIGIDYGQGFLWHKPEPI; from the coding sequence ATGAAAAATTTAAATTTAAACACAATTGTAATATCTGAAAAAGACATTAGTGAAGATGATATTACAAGGTTTAAATCTTTCTTTAACATAGTTCACATAGTAAAATCTAGAAAAAATGTATCTAATGCATTTATAAAACAAAATAACATTAAGTTTGCTATTATCTACAACTATAAAAGACAAATAGATTTTTCAATTAGTCTGGCAAATGATTTAAAAAATATCAATAACATCCATTCTATTATCATCAATAACAAGCCTATAGACGAATCAATCTATAGAACAAACTATATAGATATACTAAAGACAATAAATGAATTAAACGATACACATAAACTAATAAAACAGAAAAAAATTCATAACGATAATAACAATACTAATCTTGATTTTTTTTTAAATCTAGCTGAACTTATCCAAGAAATAGTAATCATCACAAATACCAACAATGAAATCATCTATATTAACGAAAAAGGCAGCGGAGAACTTGAACTACCAATAAAAATTAAAGGAAAACCAAATAAAATAAGTGATATCAAGATCATAGATTTAGAAAAAGAAATTAAAATAGATTTGAATTATAACACAAATGTTATTCCTGAATTTAAAAAAATATTGATAACTAACTGTATTTTGAAGACTAAAAATAACAAAAAATTAATCGTAGACTTATTTATTAGTACAATTGCTCAAAATAACATTGATAAATTAATTACAATAAAAGATATATCATATTCAAAATCTAAAAATAAAATCAAAGATCTCAGACTTATCGATCAACAAATAGATTTGTATAATATTAAGGAACTTGAAAAACTATTAATCAACCAAGTTGAATCTTCTTATAAAAAGGTCTATTTACTTGATCTAGACTTGCACATAAATATAGATTGCGAATATAAAAATAATAAAGATAACTTGAATACAAAAATACTTAAAGGAATGATCTCTAAAATAATGTCATTCCATTTAGAATATATATTTAGATTAAATAATAATAATTTAATAGTTATTATATCCACAAGCGGAGGAGAACAAAGAATAATATCAATTGCAGAAAAAATCAAAAATACTATCTCTACAGAACTTAGAAAGGAAGGTTGCATAATATTCAAATTTAACATTGGAATAATAGAAGTAAACTTAAAAGAAGATATAGAGACAAAAATTGCAAAATTAAAAATAGCAACAAAAATATCTGAAGAATATAAAGATTCTATGCCTATTTTGTACAAAGATGAATTACCAGAAATAGTACTTATTAAAAATCAAAATAAAATATTTGAATACATAGTAAAAGCAATAAAGAATGACTTTTTTAGCCTTTACTACCAAAAAATTACCCCTCTTAAAAAGCACTTAAAACCTAAAATTGAGATACTAACAAGACTTTTTGACTATACAGGAACTCCCATTCCAAACGGTAATGTTTTTAGTTTAATAGATAAGTATAACTTAACCGTTGAAGTGGATAAATTAGTAGTTACTAAAGCCTTAAGAGAGTATACAAACTTTGTATCAAAAAATGGTATTCATATTTTTTCAATAAATATTTCACCATACTCACTTAAATCCAAAAATTTTAGAATGTTTTTAAGAGAAACACTTCTTAAAAGTCATATTCCACTTCAAAATATATGCTTAGAAATTACAGAAACTGGAATTTTAGAAAATTTTGAACTGATGAATAAATATTTTAAAGAACTTAAAACTTTTGGTATTAAACTTGCACTTGATGATTTTGGCAGCGGATATACTTCACTCTCATACATTAAAATATTGCCAATAGATATAATTAAAATTGATGGATCCTTTATTCAGGTAATAAATTCTAGCCAAATAGATCTTGTAATCATAAAATCAATAAAAGAAATTGCTGATACAAAGAAAATAAAAATTATAGCTGAATTTGTCTCAGATGAAGAAATACTTAAAAAAATAAATGAAATTGGAATAGATTATGGTCAAGGATTTTTATGGCACAAACCAGAGCCAATTTAG
- a CDS encoding aminopeptidase — MTKQNPWLSLSEKEKDQIFEFAQKYKKFLSTIKTEREATNYAIQRAKEKNFINACEKQELKIGDKIFYTCRNKNVALVLIGKDPIENGINFIVSHTDSPRLDAKPSPITEENELTLLKTNYYGGIKKYQWLSLPLSIRGVIFLQNSEKVEINIGDDKNDPVFIIPDILPHLDRKVQRDKKADEIIEGENLKIIIGSLPIETKEKDKVKLATLKLIKEKYKIEEEDFISAEIEIVPAGEARDIGFDRALIGAYGQDDKVCAYTSLEAILNLEETPNKTAVCFLVDKEEIGSTGSTGLNSRYLEYFVSDIIFKMDKNKYNNLLVQKVLWNSKSISADVCGAINPLFKSVHDEQNAPKLGYGIPIIKYTGHGGKIMASDADAELVSYIRNLLNKNKIAWQIATLGKVEEGGGGTVAKFLAHYGIRTIDMGPGVISMHSPFEITSKFDIYTSYMAYKAFFEG; from the coding sequence ATGACAAAACAAAATCCTTGGCTATCTTTAAGCGAAAAAGAAAAAGATCAAATTTTTGAATTTGCTCAAAAATATAAAAAATTTTTAAGTACAATTAAAACCGAACGAGAAGCTACCAATTACGCTATACAAAGAGCAAAGGAAAAAAACTTTATTAATGCATGTGAAAAACAAGAACTAAAAATTGGAGATAAAATATTTTATACATGTCGCAATAAAAACGTCGCGCTTGTATTGATTGGAAAAGACCCTATTGAAAATGGAATAAATTTCATTGTTTCACACACAGACTCACCAAGACTTGATGCAAAACCATCACCAATTACTGAAGAAAATGAATTAACATTGCTCAAAACAAATTATTATGGAGGTATCAAAAAATATCAATGGTTATCCCTTCCTCTATCAATACGAGGAGTAATATTTTTGCAAAACAGTGAAAAAGTAGAGATTAACATCGGTGATGATAAAAATGATCCCGTATTTATAATTCCTGATATTTTGCCACATCTTGACAGAAAAGTACAAAGAGACAAAAAAGCTGATGAAATTATTGAAGGCGAAAATCTAAAAATCATAATTGGCAGTCTACCTATTGAAACAAAAGAAAAAGACAAAGTAAAATTAGCTACTCTTAAACTAATAAAAGAAAAATATAAAATAGAAGAAGAAGATTTTATTTCAGCAGAGATAGAAATAGTACCAGCAGGAGAAGCAAGAGATATAGGATTTGACAGAGCACTTATTGGAGCCTACGGTCAAGATGACAAGGTTTGTGCCTATACTTCACTAGAGGCCATATTAAATTTAGAAGAAACTCCTAACAAGACTGCTGTATGTTTTTTAGTAGACAAAGAAGAGATTGGTTCAACTGGTTCAACTGGACTTAACTCAAGATACCTTGAATACTTCGTATCAGACATAATATTTAAAATGGATAAAAATAAATACAATAATCTTCTTGTTCAAAAAGTATTATGGAATTCCAAAAGCATATCTGCTGATGTCTGCGGAGCAATAAACCCTTTATTTAAATCTGTTCATGATGAACAAAATGCACCCAAATTAGGATATGGAATACCCATAATTAAATATACAGGACACGGGGGTAAAATCATGGCAAGTGATGCTGATGCAGAACTTGTATCTTATATTAGAAATTTGCTCAATAAAAATAAAATAGCTTGGCAAATAGCTACACTTGGAAAAGTGGAAGAAGGTGGTGGAGGCACTGTCGCAAAATTCTTGGCACATTATGGCATTAGAACAATAGACATGGGACCTGGAGTAATCAGCATGCACTCGCCATTTGAAATAACCTCTAAATTTGACATATATACTTCTTATATGGCATATAAAGCATTTTTTGAAGGATAA
- a CDS encoding PTS transporter subunit EIIB encodes MNQQKETSQHIIECFGGVGNIKQVQKDITRIKILVDSKALVKRENLTNDQNVIGTIKSNEFIEIVINFEIIDEVYNNIMYMINQKT; translated from the coding sequence ATGAACCAACAAAAAGAAACATCACAACATATTATAGAATGCTTTGGAGGTGTTGGAAATATTAAACAAGTACAAAAAGATATCACTAGAATAAAGATACTAGTTGATAGTAAAGCCTTAGTCAAAAGAGAAAATTTAACAAACGATCAAAACGTTATAGGCACAATTAAGTCAAATGAATTCATAGAAATTGTGATAAATTTTGAAATAATTGACGAAGTTTATAATAATATCATGTATATGATAAATCAAAAAACATAA